From one Synechocystis sp. PCC 6803 substr. PCC-P genomic stretch:
- the ribBA gene encoding bifunctional 3,4-dihydroxy-2-butanone-4-phosphate synthase/GTP cyclohydrolase II — MFDAIDAALADIKAGKAVVVVDDENRENEGDLICAAQFATPALVNFMAVEARGLICLAMTGDRLDELDLPLMVSKNTDSNQTAFTVSIDAAPHLGVTTGISAEDRARTIQIAINPVTRPEDLSRPGHIFPLRAKTGGVLKRAGHTEAAVDLSRLAGLYPAGVICEIQNADGSMARLPELVEYARKYDLKLISIADLISYRLQHDRFVQRETICEFPSQFGEFKLYAYRNLLDQTEHIAIVKGDPSEFGQQPVMVRMHSECLTGDALGSLRCDCRMQLQAALKMLENHGLGVVVYLRQEGRGIGLVNKLKAYSLQDLGYDTVEANERLGFPADLRDYGMGAQMLNDLGVKQIRLITNNPRKIAGLKGYGLEIVERVPLLIEANDYNSHYLTTKAEKLGHWLVKNYLLAIAIKFTPNVASAQQRYEKLEKIRALLQGTPLMVHEDNRPVAIALFGKNSLIFHVGLDQNLPSGQPWQKHDHSPYPALVKDFLVQLKQWPDLQALAFLIAQGKDPMETLQVSLDRENVSFADLTADALNQWQPQTVYTYSKQGSGEMTNR; from the coding sequence ATGTTTGATGCCATTGATGCAGCCCTAGCTGACATTAAAGCGGGCAAGGCCGTGGTGGTGGTGGACGACGAAAATCGAGAAAATGAAGGGGATTTAATCTGTGCGGCCCAATTTGCCACCCCTGCTCTAGTTAACTTTATGGCAGTGGAAGCCCGGGGCTTGATTTGCCTAGCCATGACTGGTGATCGCCTGGACGAATTGGATCTGCCCTTGATGGTCAGTAAAAACACCGACAGCAACCAAACCGCTTTCACCGTCAGCATTGATGCAGCCCCCCATTTGGGCGTAACCACAGGGATTTCCGCCGAAGACCGGGCCCGGACGATCCAGATTGCCATTAACCCCGTCACCCGCCCGGAGGACCTTTCCCGACCTGGCCATATTTTCCCTCTGCGGGCCAAAACTGGGGGAGTACTGAAACGAGCCGGCCACACCGAGGCGGCAGTCGATCTTTCTCGCCTAGCAGGACTCTATCCAGCGGGGGTAATTTGCGAAATTCAAAATGCCGATGGCTCCATGGCCCGCCTACCGGAATTGGTGGAGTATGCCCGCAAATATGACCTCAAACTGATCAGCATTGCCGATTTAATCAGTTACCGACTCCAACATGACCGCTTTGTGCAACGGGAAACCATCTGTGAATTTCCCAGCCAGTTTGGGGAGTTTAAACTCTACGCCTACCGCAATTTATTGGATCAAACAGAGCACATTGCCATTGTGAAGGGTGATCCTAGTGAATTTGGTCAACAGCCGGTGATGGTGCGGATGCATTCAGAATGTTTAACGGGGGATGCCCTGGGTTCTCTCCGTTGTGATTGCCGCATGCAACTCCAGGCGGCCCTCAAAATGCTGGAAAACCATGGTTTGGGGGTGGTGGTTTATCTCCGCCAGGAAGGCCGGGGTATTGGTTTGGTCAATAAGCTCAAGGCCTATTCCCTACAGGATTTGGGCTATGACACCGTGGAAGCGAATGAAAGATTAGGTTTTCCGGCGGATCTGCGGGACTACGGCATGGGGGCGCAAATGCTCAACGATTTAGGGGTGAAACAAATCCGTTTGATCACCAACAATCCCCGTAAAATTGCCGGACTGAAAGGCTACGGTCTAGAAATTGTCGAACGGGTGCCCCTGTTAATTGAGGCCAACGACTATAACTCCCATTACCTGACCACCAAGGCAGAAAAACTAGGGCACTGGTTAGTCAAAAACTATCTGCTGGCGATCGCCATTAAATTTACTCCCAACGTTGCTTCGGCCCAACAACGGTACGAAAAATTGGAAAAAATCCGGGCCCTGTTACAGGGAACCCCCCTCATGGTGCATGAAGACAACCGCCCCGTGGCGATCGCCCTATTTGGCAAAAATAGCCTAATTTTCCACGTCGGCCTAGACCAAAACTTACCATCGGGCCAGCCTTGGCAAAAGCACGACCATTCTCCCTACCCCGCTTTGGTAAAGGATTTTCTCGTACAGCTCAAACAATGGCCAGACCTACAGGCTCTAGCATTCCTCATCGCCCAAGGGAAAGACCCCATGGAAACTCTCCAAGTCAGTCTGGACCGGGAAAATGTATCCTTTGCCGACCTCACCGCCGACGCCCTAAACCAATGGCAGCCCCAAACGGTGTACACCTACAGCAAGCAAGGCAGCGGAGAAATGACTAACAGATGA
- a CDS encoding glycoside hydrolase family protein, which translates to MIDREFLLDPNSHSPSDLSSAKSRPWLASPWPWTMAIAVLLGWGGMALWQSPWSKLKLPSFSSSVEIAPLVMEGGDPYLRALMRTISASEANTPQPYNVIYGGQHVQDLSEHPNRCVKIFMGPNRGNCSTASGRYQFLNTTWAEKAGKYHPQPQKFLLWKNYSFEPEYQDQVLYRWLADTKAWGMDIGAQLRAGHLDQVLRHLSPTWTSLGYGIEDNVITRRLPELYQKLLQEELLLAHHHQD; encoded by the coding sequence ATGATTGACCGCGAATTTTTGCTTGACCCCAATTCCCACTCCCCATCCGACCTTTCCTCGGCTAAAAGTCGCCCCTGGTTAGCTTCCCCCTGGCCCTGGACCATGGCGATCGCCGTTTTGTTGGGTTGGGGAGGTATGGCCCTGTGGCAGTCCCCTTGGTCGAAGCTAAAACTACCTTCTTTCTCCAGTTCGGTGGAAATCGCCCCTCTAGTGATGGAAGGGGGGGATCCCTATCTGCGGGCCTTGATGCGGACCATCAGTGCTAGTGAAGCCAATACGCCCCAACCCTATAACGTTATTTACGGGGGACAGCATGTCCAGGACTTGAGCGAACATCCCAACCGTTGCGTCAAAATTTTTATGGGGCCGAATCGGGGCAATTGCAGTACTGCCTCTGGGCGTTACCAGTTTTTGAATACCACCTGGGCTGAAAAAGCGGGTAAATATCATCCCCAGCCCCAGAAATTTTTGCTCTGGAAAAATTACAGCTTTGAGCCGGAGTACCAGGACCAAGTGCTTTACCGTTGGCTAGCTGATACCAAAGCCTGGGGGATGGATATTGGGGCCCAATTGCGGGCAGGGCATCTAGACCAGGTTTTGCGTCACCTTTCCCCCACTTGGACTAGTTTGGGCTACGGCATTGAGGACAATGTGATTACCAGACGTTTACCGGAACTTTATCAAAAGTTGTTGCAAGAAGAATTGCTTTTGGCCCACCATCATCAGGATTGA
- the hisF gene encoding imidazole glycerol phosphate synthase subunit HisF → MTLAKRILPCLDVNAGRVVKGINFVDLQDAGDPVELARAYNEAGADELVFLDITATHEQRDTIIDVVYRTAEEVFIPLTVGGGISTLEHIKNLLRAGADKVSVNSSAVRDPDFISRASDRFGRQCIVVAIDARRRLDADNPGWDVYVRGGRENTGLDAIAWAEEVAKRGAGELLVTSMDGDGTQAGYDLALTAAIAERVEIPVIASGGAGNCQHVYEAFTEGKAEAALLASLLHYGQLTIGELKTFLEARQIPVRHTAVCG, encoded by the coding sequence ATGACCTTAGCAAAACGGATTTTGCCTTGTTTAGATGTCAATGCAGGGCGGGTGGTCAAGGGCATAAACTTTGTTGATCTCCAAGATGCCGGGGATCCGGTGGAGTTGGCCCGGGCCTATAACGAAGCGGGGGCAGACGAGTTGGTGTTTTTAGACATCACTGCTACCCACGAGCAACGGGACACCATTATTGATGTGGTTTATCGCACTGCGGAAGAGGTGTTTATTCCCCTAACGGTAGGGGGCGGCATTTCTACGTTGGAACATATTAAAAATCTGCTCCGGGCTGGGGCAGATAAGGTGAGTGTTAATTCCTCTGCTGTGCGGGACCCGGACTTTATTAGTCGAGCTAGTGACCGTTTTGGGCGGCAATGCATTGTGGTGGCGATCGATGCCCGTCGTCGGTTAGATGCGGATAATCCCGGCTGGGATGTGTATGTGCGGGGGGGGCGGGAAAACACCGGCCTAGATGCGATCGCCTGGGCGGAGGAAGTGGCCAAACGGGGGGCAGGGGAATTGCTGGTCACCAGTATGGACGGGGATGGCACCCAAGCGGGTTACGATCTGGCCCTCACAGCGGCGATCGCCGAACGGGTGGAAATTCCGGTGATTGCTTCCGGGGGAGCGGGTAATTGTCAGCACGTGTACGAAGCATTCACGGAAGGCAAAGCTGAAGCGGCACTGTTAGCTTCCCTATTGCACTATGGTCAGTTAACCATTGGGGAGTTGAAAACCTTTTTAGAAGCGAGACAAATTCCAGTCAGGCACACTGCGGTTTGTGGCTAA
- a CDS encoding CHAT domain-containing protein, with protein sequence MAVRFLFNLTFASVVTVCVLGGGKWSYISLAQSPPEVILKGESKTPIATAQQYFNQGLKHYQQGNLTDFQAAQSSWEEALALWRQENNLPQIAVTLNFLCLVQRQLAPPTKALACYQELLTTAQALKDTQTEANGLVAIAQLQLQQGNYQEAFESLEKSLPLWQQANFKTGEVISQNELGQMYLTLGATTQAEYFYNKALAQAQSLGNRGNIAGIEHNLAQVKLASGDLKGALALEENAFQHWQGLIHDLGDRATPDLVRGQAAGLNNLAFMQVQNQQLNLAQENYQKALIIWQRLGDKNGEASSLNNLGYLAFLQGDLPTALDYYQRALILRQTTGDRLKESLTRYWLAVAWKQQGEVQQAMAEIEEAIYLLENLRQAIGNEDLRASFLASKQDYYQFYIDLLMEQHQRQPNQGWDEKALVVSESAKARSLLDILAQTPGKITKGISSQLVNEKETIEQQLNTLQEKKIKLYSSNYDPQKQRELDQAITDLLQRYDRVLGQIERQNPDYSALTRPRPLDLPQIQALLDNETLLLAYALGKERSHLWVVSESSLRSYVLPGADQLDEAIKTFRQSFLEPTQRIRRPLAINQGAQLYSQLIPDPTVIAGKRLLIVPDGVLQYLPFGALVTDNPPGQPPTYLTDRHELVTMPSASTLGILRQNTAQRKPAPNLLAVFADPVFTSSDERLGTAIARRPDNLPVDLELSARDAGVYFDRLPYTEQEAEQLVALFPPEASLNELGFEATRARVFADTMGQYRFIHFATHGILNSKNPQLSGLVLSLLNPEGEPINGFVRLYDIFNLNLPADLVVLSACQTGLGQEIRGEGLIGLTRGFMYAGAARVVVSLWSVDDEATARLMTEFYRALLQRQMPPAAALQWAKQKLKEDPRFASPYFWAGFTLQGEWQNLRPTNQLVKGTSPASSVPTKRMGTSLN encoded by the coding sequence ATGGCAGTGCGTTTTTTGTTCAACTTAACCTTTGCCTCCGTGGTCACAGTTTGTGTTTTGGGGGGCGGGAAATGGAGTTATATATCTTTAGCCCAGTCTCCCCCAGAAGTCATCTTGAAAGGAGAAAGTAAAACTCCGATCGCCACTGCTCAGCAATATTTTAATCAGGGTCTCAAGCATTATCAGCAGGGTAACCTAACAGATTTTCAAGCGGCCCAAAGTTCCTGGGAAGAGGCCTTGGCCCTCTGGCGGCAGGAAAATAATTTACCCCAGATAGCGGTCACGTTAAATTTTCTTTGTTTGGTTCAGCGTCAGTTGGCTCCCCCGACAAAGGCCTTAGCCTGTTACCAAGAGTTATTAACCACCGCCCAAGCCTTGAAAGATACCCAAACGGAGGCTAATGGTCTGGTGGCGATCGCCCAATTGCAATTACAACAGGGTAACTACCAGGAGGCATTTGAAAGCTTGGAAAAGTCCTTACCCCTTTGGCAACAAGCCAACTTTAAAACGGGGGAGGTGATTAGTCAGAATGAGTTGGGGCAAATGTATTTGACTTTGGGGGCAACAACTCAGGCCGAGTATTTTTACAACAAAGCTTTGGCCCAGGCCCAATCCTTGGGGAACCGGGGTAATATCGCTGGCATTGAACATAATTTGGCCCAGGTGAAATTAGCCAGTGGAGATCTAAAAGGCGCTTTAGCCCTGGAAGAAAATGCTTTTCAACATTGGCAAGGTTTGATCCATGACCTTGGCGATCGGGCCACACCGGATCTTGTGCGAGGCCAGGCAGCGGGATTAAATAACCTCGCTTTTATGCAGGTGCAAAATCAGCAATTAAATTTAGCCCAAGAAAATTACCAAAAAGCATTAATAATCTGGCAACGGTTGGGGGATAAAAATGGGGAAGCTAGTAGCTTAAATAATTTGGGTTACCTAGCTTTTTTGCAAGGGGATTTACCCACAGCGCTCGATTACTATCAACGGGCTTTAATCCTACGACAAACCACTGGCGATCGCCTGAAGGAAAGCTTAACTCGCTATTGGTTAGCGGTGGCTTGGAAGCAACAGGGAGAAGTACAGCAGGCCATGGCGGAAATTGAAGAGGCAATTTATTTACTGGAAAATCTACGACAGGCCATTGGCAACGAGGATTTAAGGGCTAGCTTTTTAGCTTCCAAACAGGATTATTATCAGTTTTATATTGACCTGTTAATGGAACAACATCAACGGCAACCCAATCAAGGCTGGGATGAAAAAGCTTTGGTGGTTAGTGAATCCGCTAAAGCTAGATCTTTGTTGGATATTTTGGCCCAAACCCCAGGGAAAATCACCAAGGGAATTTCTTCTCAGTTGGTAAACGAAAAAGAAACCATTGAACAGCAACTCAATACCCTCCAGGAAAAGAAAATCAAGTTATATAGTTCTAACTATGATCCACAAAAACAAAGGGAGTTGGACCAGGCCATAACAGATCTATTGCAACGGTATGACCGAGTTTTAGGGCAAATTGAGCGACAAAATCCCGACTATAGCGCCCTTACCCGCCCCCGACCATTGGACTTACCTCAAATCCAAGCCCTGTTGGACAATGAAACCCTATTGTTGGCATACGCCCTGGGCAAAGAGCGCAGTCATCTCTGGGTGGTAAGTGAATCTAGCCTGCGGAGTTACGTACTTCCCGGCGCTGACCAGTTGGACGAGGCCATTAAGACCTTTCGCCAATCCTTTTTGGAGCCTACCCAGCGGATTCGTCGCCCCCTGGCCATCAATCAAGGGGCCCAGTTATATAGTCAGTTAATCCCAGACCCGACAGTGATTGCAGGAAAAAGATTGCTGATTGTGCCCGATGGCGTGTTGCAATATCTGCCCTTTGGAGCCTTGGTGACGGACAATCCTCCCGGCCAGCCCCCCACCTATTTAACTGATCGCCACGAATTGGTTACCATGCCGTCTGCTTCTACCCTAGGCATTCTGCGGCAAAATACGGCCCAGAGGAAACCAGCCCCCAATTTGCTGGCGGTGTTTGCCGATCCAGTATTCACCAGTAGTGACGAAAGGTTGGGTACGGCGATCGCCCGTCGTCCAGACAATTTGCCGGTGGATTTGGAACTGTCCGCCAGGGATGCGGGGGTTTATTTTGACCGGCTCCCCTACACCGAACAGGAAGCTGAACAATTGGTGGCCCTCTTTCCCCCGGAAGCCAGTTTAAATGAATTAGGCTTTGAAGCCACCAGGGCCCGGGTTTTTGCCGACACCATGGGGCAGTATCGTTTTATTCACTTTGCCACCCACGGCATTCTCAACAGTAAAAATCCTCAACTGTCGGGACTGGTCCTTTCCCTACTCAATCCAGAGGGGGAACCCATCAACGGATTCGTGCGTTTGTACGATATTTTTAACCTTAACCTGCCAGCGGACTTAGTGGTGCTCAGTGCTTGCCAAACAGGACTTGGTCAGGAAATCCGGGGCGAAGGACTAATTGGCCTGACTAGAGGTTTTATGTATGCCGGGGCGGCTAGGGTCGTGGTTAGCCTGTGGAGTGTGGATGACGAAGCCACCGCCCGTTTAATGACGGAGTTTTACCGGGCTTTACTGCAACGGCAAATGCCCCCGGCCGCCGCCTTGCAATGGGCCAAACAAAAATTGAAGGAAGACCCCCGTTTTGCTTCCCCCTATTTTTGGGCCGGTTTCACCCTCCAGGGGGAATGGCAAAATTTACGCCCTACTAATCAGTTAGTCAAGGGAACGTCTCCGGCTTCATCGGTACCGACAAAAAGAATGGGCACATCGCTAAATTGA
- a CDS encoding DUF928 domain-containing protein: MVNHPLPLLLATALTFTVSAPQTIASGVDDLSFSPTPTETLVSLKFPQAGDRGTTQSSGGGGTRGGSCFTQANTNLRIVAPSQDTFTATANPSLFVYVPANKGVEGEFVLVDGAGELIHSQTVAVPSKESILAIAVPTTVGLEPGGEYAWAFAVNCTIDNQVVGSAVEAGLVRQELDVEITEQIEETNEPLSKANLYANQGIWQDTLMIVASLPEQRQELVELFDSVGLGQFSDVPILFVGTDEAGDVPLTN, translated from the coding sequence ATGGTTAATCATCCCTTGCCGCTTTTGTTAGCCACTGCCCTAACCTTTACCGTATCTGCCCCCCAGACCATTGCCTCTGGTGTTGATGATTTATCCTTTAGCCCAACCCCAACGGAAACCCTAGTTAGCTTGAAATTTCCCCAGGCTGGTGATCGGGGTACCACCCAAAGCTCCGGAGGAGGAGGCACTAGGGGCGGCAGTTGTTTCACCCAGGCCAACACCAACCTCAGAATAGTGGCCCCCAGCCAAGACACGTTTACCGCTACGGCCAATCCTAGTTTGTTTGTTTATGTACCCGCCAACAAAGGAGTGGAAGGGGAATTTGTCCTAGTGGATGGGGCCGGGGAATTAATCCATAGCCAAACCGTGGCGGTGCCCAGTAAGGAAAGTATTTTGGCGATCGCCGTTCCCACAACCGTAGGGTTAGAACCAGGCGGGGAATATGCTTGGGCATTTGCCGTTAATTGCACCATTGACAACCAAGTGGTGGGCAGTGCGGTGGAAGCCGGGCTCGTGCGCCAGGAATTAGATGTTGAGATAACAGAGCAAATTGAAGAAACCAATGAACCTTTGAGCAAAGCCAATCTCTATGCCAACCAAGGTATTTGGCAAGATACGTTGATGATTGTGGCCAGTCTGCCGGAACAACGGCAGGAATTGGTAGAACTGTTTGATTCCGTGGGTTTGGGTCAATTTAGCGATGTGCCCATTCTTTTTGTCGGTACCGATGAAGCCGGAGACGTTCCCTTGACTAACTGA
- a CDS encoding cobaltochelatase: MHRLASLPGGWTPAMEGVIIVEQTPAPLIFLTAADTDIQAIARVWPRLPGDFPDLRVCNLLNLQQSFSLDDYGDRVLGQAEVIVVRLLGGKSYWPYGLEVLGELTVTKPDLKLFVLPGDDRPDPSLMNQSTVPLTAVHCLWQYFAEGGTDNIRHGLMWLGDYGFGRNYRPPAPQMVPKVGIYRP; this comes from the coding sequence ATGCATCGTCTTGCTAGTCTTCCCGGTGGTTGGACCCCGGCCATGGAAGGGGTTATTATCGTTGAGCAAACTCCTGCGCCGCTAATTTTTTTAACCGCCGCTGACACTGATATCCAGGCAATCGCCAGGGTGTGGCCCCGATTGCCCGGGGATTTTCCCGATCTGCGGGTTTGTAATCTGCTGAATTTGCAACAGTCTTTTTCCCTCGATGACTACGGCGATCGGGTATTGGGCCAAGCAGAGGTAATTGTGGTGCGGCTGTTGGGGGGAAAAAGCTATTGGCCCTACGGCTTGGAAGTATTGGGGGAACTAACGGTAACCAAACCAGATCTGAAATTATTTGTCTTGCCGGGGGACGATCGCCCAGATCCCTCCCTGATGAACCAGTCCACAGTGCCCCTCACCGCAGTCCATTGCCTGTGGCAATATTTTGCCGAGGGGGGAACGGATAATATTCGCCATGGCTTGATGTGGTTGGGGGACTACGGTTTTGGTCGCAATTATCGGCCCCCTGCCCCCCAAATGGTGCCAAAAGTGGGGATTTATCGTCCTTAG
- a CDS encoding ATP-binding protein, translating into MLPAFSPIFRRLLPAVTFERLLRFWRTLAQQTGDGVQCFVGDLPSSLKPPPGPSVLEAEVDHRFALLVSPGQWALLEGEQISPHHYAVSITFAQGIIEDFIQKQNLPVVAEAMPHRPETPSGPTIAEQLTLGLLEILNSDSTSFSPEPSLQDSLQASQVKLLSQVIAQIRQSLDLSEILNNAVTAVQKFLFVDRLVIYQFHYSQPSLTPLEENQIPAPRPRQQYGEVTYEARRSPEIDTMLGIMTENDCFSQVFSYEQKYLKGAVVAVSDIENHYSSSYCLVGLLQRYQVRAKLVAPIIVEGQLWGLLIAHQCHHPRQWLDSEKNFLGQIGEHLAVAIVQSLLYSEVQKQKNNFEKRVIERTKELRDTLMAAQAANLLKSQFINNISHELRTPLTSIIGLSATLLRWFDHPASLPPAKQQYYLLNIQENGKKLLDQINSIIQLSQLESGQTALNCQSFSLHTLAQTVIHSLLGVAIKQQINLELDYQINVGQDQFCADQERLDQILTQLLNNALKFTPAEGTVILRIWKESNQAIFQVEDTGIGINEQQLPVLFEAFKVAGDSYTSFYETGGVGLALTKQLVELHGGYIEVESSPGQGTIFTTVIPQQNFPPTTKGQVQDKLDAAMPFNSSVIVIEQDEEIATLICELLTVANYQVIWLIDTTNALQQVELLQPGLIIVDGDFVDVTEVTRGIKKSRRISKVTVFLLSESLSSAEWQALSQKGIDDYLLKPLQPELLLQRVQSIQQEPLR; encoded by the coding sequence ATGCTACCCGCTTTTTCCCCCATTTTCCGTCGACTCTTACCTGCTGTCACCTTTGAACGCTTGCTCCGTTTTTGGCGTACCCTGGCCCAACAAACAGGAGATGGGGTGCAGTGTTTTGTGGGGGATTTGCCCAGTAGTTTGAAGCCTCCCCCTGGGCCATCGGTGCTGGAGGCAGAGGTTGACCACCGTTTTGCCCTCCTGGTTAGTCCAGGGCAATGGGCCCTGTTGGAAGGAGAACAAATTTCTCCCCACCATTATGCGGTGTCCATCACTTTTGCCCAGGGTATCATCGAAGACTTCATTCAAAAGCAAAATTTGCCCGTGGTAGCGGAAGCCATGCCCCACCGGCCAGAGACTCCATCTGGTCCCACCATTGCCGAACAATTGACCCTGGGGCTACTAGAAATTCTCAATAGCGACAGCACCAGCTTTTCCCCAGAGCCTTCTCTCCAGGACAGTTTGCAGGCTAGTCAAGTCAAACTTTTGAGCCAGGTTATTGCCCAAATTCGCCAAAGTTTAGACCTGTCGGAAATCCTCAACAATGCGGTGACGGCAGTGCAAAAATTTCTCTTTGTCGATCGCCTAGTTATTTACCAATTCCACTACAGCCAACCATCCCTAACACCGCTCGAGGAAAATCAAATTCCCGCCCCCAGGCCCCGCCAGCAATATGGAGAGGTGACCTACGAAGCCCGGCGATCGCCAGAAATTGACACCATGTTGGGCATCATGACCGAAAACGATTGTTTTTCCCAGGTCTTCAGCTACGAACAGAAGTATCTTAAGGGCGCCGTGGTGGCGGTCAGCGACATTGAAAATCACTACTCTTCTTCCTACTGTTTAGTCGGGCTGCTGCAACGCTATCAGGTCCGGGCTAAATTAGTTGCTCCCATTATTGTTGAAGGACAACTTTGGGGTTTGTTGATTGCCCACCAGTGTCACCACCCCCGGCAATGGTTGGATAGCGAGAAGAATTTTTTAGGCCAAATCGGCGAACACCTAGCTGTGGCGATCGTGCAATCCTTGCTGTATAGCGAAGTGCAAAAACAAAAAAATAACTTTGAAAAGCGAGTAATTGAACGGACCAAGGAATTGCGGGATACCCTCATGGCGGCCCAGGCAGCTAACCTCCTCAAAAGTCAATTTATCAATAATATTTCCCATGAGTTACGCACTCCTTTGACCAGTATTATCGGTCTTTCTGCTACTTTGTTAAGATGGTTCGACCATCCCGCTTCCCTACCCCCAGCTAAGCAACAATATTACCTACTAAATATCCAAGAAAACGGTAAAAAACTGCTGGATCAAATTAACAGTATTATCCAACTGTCCCAGCTTGAATCCGGCCAAACAGCCCTCAACTGTCAATCTTTTTCCCTGCATACCCTAGCCCAGACAGTGATTCACTCCCTGTTGGGGGTGGCAATTAAACAACAAATTAATTTAGAGCTAGATTACCAAATTAATGTGGGCCAAGACCAATTCTGCGCTGATCAGGAAAGACTTGACCAAATTCTGACCCAATTGCTCAATAATGCGCTGAAATTTACTCCGGCGGAAGGCACAGTTATCCTCCGCATTTGGAAAGAAAGTAACCAGGCTATTTTTCAGGTGGAAGATACGGGCATTGGCATCAATGAACAACAGTTGCCGGTGTTATTTGAAGCTTTTAAAGTGGCGGGGGACAGCTACACTAGCTTCTATGAAACCGGTGGCGTCGGCCTGGCCTTAACCAAGCAGTTGGTGGAACTCCATGGCGGGTATATCGAAGTGGAATCTAGCCCTGGGCAAGGGACAATTTTTACCACTGTAATCCCCCAGCAGAATTTCCCCCCAACCACCAAGGGACAAGTGCAGGATAAGTTGGATGCCGCCATGCCCTTTAATTCCAGTGTAATTGTCATCGAACAGGATGAGGAAATTGCCACGCTGATTTGTGAATTATTAACTGTGGCTAACTATCAGGTCATTTGGTTAATTGATACTACGAATGCTTTGCAGCAGGTGGAACTGTTACAACCGGGTTTGATTATTGTGGATGGGGATTTTGTCGATGTAACGGAAGTGACCAGGGGTATTAAAAAGTCCCGGCGCATCAGTAAGGTCACGGTTTTTCTGCTGAGTGAGTCCCTATCCTCAGCGGAGTGGCAGGCCTTATCCCAAAAAGGTATTGACGATTACTTGCTCAAACCCCTCCAGCCAGAATTACTTTTACAACGGGTGCAGAGTATCCAGCAGGAACCCCTCCGCTAA
- a CDS encoding late competence development ComFB family protein produces MSIQEIFTKALQDGYLTPAMEAEVGRLCESGVDLDQGEYEALDRLMAALLAGDVVAMPHKKFINVMEEMVLTEVVSQVSKYQKTTEKQPDIADIAAYALNRLPPLYATSEEGAEYQRQRASEELEFLIQQQVKDGLGRYFDRPQIADRKPLEPLVKQDLISQMALLLEALAQD; encoded by the coding sequence ATGAGCATCCAAGAAATCTTTACCAAAGCCCTCCAGGATGGATACCTCACCCCCGCTATGGAAGCAGAAGTGGGACGTCTTTGTGAAAGTGGAGTGGATTTAGACCAAGGGGAATACGAAGCGCTCGATCGCCTGATGGCGGCCCTGTTGGCTGGGGACGTGGTGGCCATGCCCCACAAGAAATTTATTAACGTCATGGAGGAAATGGTCCTCACTGAGGTGGTTTCCCAGGTGTCTAAATATCAGAAGACCACGGAAAAACAACCCGATATTGCCGACATTGCCGCCTATGCCCTCAACCGCCTACCACCACTGTACGCCACCTCCGAAGAGGGCGCCGAATATCAACGGCAACGGGCCTCTGAAGAACTGGAGTTTCTTATTCAACAACAGGTGAAAGATGGCTTGGGCAGATATTTTGATCGGCCTCAAATCGCTGACCGTAAGCCCCTAGAACCATTAGTGAAACAGGATCTGATCAGTCAAATGGCATTGTTATTGGAAGCCCTAGCCCAGGATTGA